One segment of Rickettsiales bacterium Ac37b DNA contains the following:
- the carA gene encoding Carbamoyl-phosphate synthase small chain has product MLDPLNLPSGYLCPDYATSILMFQSGKVFFGKGIGSYGITSGEICFNTSITGYQEIITDPSYNGQIINFTFPHIGNVGANAEDMESKVIYAKGIILRNDISRDSNYRSTIHFNDWLEEQNIIGITNVDTRAITRYIRKFGAENVLIFHRSPGEKFDWDNLYERLLSTPMQDGCELVAATSCKKIYSWKKDHIAGAKKVVVIDYGMKLNMLNCLENVGCEAIIVPSNTSASTIMKYNPDGIFLSNGPGDPKATASYAVPILKQLIATGIPIFGVCMGHQLLALALGAETEKMHQGHRGANHPVKNLITNQIEITTQNHGFVVRKESLPSHVNITHISLFDQTIEGIALKDKPVFSVQYHPESSPGPHDSHYLFNQFVNYMK; this is encoded by the coding sequence ATGTTAGATCCTCTTAATTTGCCTAGCGGATACTTATGTCCAGACTATGCCACATCTATACTAATGTTTCAAAGTGGAAAGGTGTTTTTTGGTAAGGGCATCGGTAGTTATGGTATTACTTCTGGTGAAATATGTTTTAATACTTCTATTACTGGTTATCAAGAAATTATTACTGATCCTTCATATAATGGACAAATTATAAATTTTACTTTTCCTCATATAGGTAATGTTGGTGCAAATGCTGAAGATATGGAGTCAAAGGTAATTTATGCTAAGGGGATAATTTTACGTAATGATATTAGCCGAGATTCTAATTACCGAAGCACTATCCATTTTAATGATTGGCTAGAAGAACAAAATATAATTGGTATTACAAATGTTGATACTAGGGCAATTACTAGATATATAAGAAAATTTGGGGCTGAAAATGTATTAATTTTTCATAGGTCTCCAGGTGAGAAATTTGATTGGGATAATTTATACGAAAGGTTACTAAGTACTCCTATGCAGGATGGCTGTGAACTTGTAGCTGCAACTAGTTGTAAAAAAATTTATTCTTGGAAGAAAGATCATATAGCTGGTGCTAAAAAAGTAGTTGTAATTGACTATGGAATGAAATTAAATATGTTGAACTGCTTAGAAAATGTTGGATGTGAGGCAATTATAGTACCAAGTAATACTAGTGCCAGTACTATTATGAAATATAATCCTGATGGTATTTTTTTATCTAATGGTCCTGGAGATCCTAAAGCAACGGCTAGTTATGCGGTTCCTATATTAAAACAGCTTATTGCGACAGGTATTCCTATTTTTGGGGTGTGTATGGGGCATCAATTGCTTGCTTTAGCTCTTGGGGCTGAGACGGAAAAAATGCATCAAGGTCATAGAGGAGCTAATCATCCTGTAAAGAATCTAATCACTAACCAAATTGAAATTACTACACAGAACCATGGGTTTGTGGTTAGGAAGGAAAGTCTACCATCTCATGTTAATATAACTCATATCTCATTATTTGATCAAACTATAGAAGGTATAGCATTAAAAGATAAACCTGTATTTTCAGTTCAATATCATCCTGAATCTTCACCAGGTCCTCATGATAGCCATTATTTATTTAACCAATTTGTGAATTATATGAAGTGA
- the kefC gene encoding Glutathione-regulated potassium-efflux system protein KefC, which translates to METSPAEFLPNILLLLAASVVVVGIFKKLNLSPVLGYFAAGAIIGVHGLNIIKTADTELFADFGVIFLLFAIGLELTFERLKAMRLYVFGFGTLQVVITSVVLGYLINMLGVNIKAAMIIGGGLAMSSTAVVLQVIAENRQQSTQVGRLSLSNLLMQDFAVVPLLVLIPLLSSNTTNIFSALGSAFVKALIALLVIFMLGRLMLRPFFKMITSANPAKTNELFVATTLLIALGAAWSTEYMGLSHALGAFVAGLLVAETEFQRQAEESIYPFKGLFLGLFFMTVGMSIDINMVVEQIGIIALCSLSLLAVKALIIIALSLIFRLSLSTSIHTGLLLSQGGEFGFILFNLAMERKLIDSEFGQLLLAVITVTMALTPLLSAIGSRIATKLEKKVPTSPEVIYKGISDLDNHVIVIGFGRVGKMVARLLEAENVNYVAIDVDTQNVEEGCAEGFPLYAGNGAHLETLKALGIERARSVIITVDNEVTLQKTAKIISKNFPDLPVVVRSKDLSNSAQLYQAGAKIIVPETYETGLQLGGAVLKSVGISESEVSRIKNQFRAGNYILAKEPEEYIDEEYDEENLGYDYMGQLMMGDDEFKHISSYNISEQELDSKKPKGGK; encoded by the coding sequence ATGGAAACATCACCGGCTGAATTTTTACCCAATATTTTATTATTACTTGCTGCGTCTGTTGTAGTAGTTGGTATATTTAAAAAATTAAATTTAAGCCCTGTATTAGGTTATTTTGCAGCTGGTGCTATTATAGGTGTACATGGTCTGAATATTATTAAAACTGCTGATACAGAGTTATTTGCAGATTTTGGTGTAATATTTCTTTTGTTTGCTATAGGCCTTGAATTAACCTTTGAACGTTTAAAGGCTATGAGGCTATATGTATTTGGTTTTGGGACCTTACAAGTAGTGATTACTAGCGTTGTTCTTGGCTATTTAATTAATATGTTAGGTGTAAATATAAAGGCAGCTATGATTATAGGTGGGGGGCTAGCGATGTCTTCTACAGCGGTTGTATTACAGGTAATAGCAGAAAATAGACAGCAATCTACCCAAGTTGGAAGATTATCCTTATCAAATTTATTAATGCAGGATTTTGCAGTAGTACCGTTACTCGTATTGATACCATTACTAAGTTCAAATACTACTAATATTTTTTCAGCGCTTGGCTCAGCTTTTGTAAAAGCATTAATTGCCTTACTTGTAATTTTTATGTTGGGCAGGCTAATGCTTAGGCCATTTTTTAAAATGATTACTTCTGCTAATCCAGCCAAAACTAATGAATTATTTGTGGCAACAACTCTTTTGATAGCACTTGGTGCTGCATGGTCTACGGAATATATGGGGCTATCTCATGCTTTAGGGGCGTTTGTGGCAGGATTATTAGTAGCCGAAACCGAATTTCAACGTCAGGCTGAAGAAAGTATTTATCCCTTCAAGGGGCTCTTTCTAGGGTTATTCTTTATGACAGTAGGTATGTCCATAGATATAAATATGGTTGTAGAACAAATTGGTATTATAGCTTTATGTTCATTATCATTACTTGCGGTTAAGGCTCTTATTATTATAGCTTTAAGCTTAATTTTTCGCTTAAGCCTTAGTACTTCAATACATACAGGGTTATTATTATCGCAAGGTGGTGAATTTGGCTTTATTTTGTTTAATTTAGCCATGGAAAGAAAATTAATAGATTCTGAATTTGGTCAATTATTGTTAGCTGTTATAACAGTTACAATGGCTCTTACGCCTTTGCTTTCTGCTATAGGAAGTAGAATTGCTACAAAATTAGAAAAGAAAGTTCCTACTTCTCCTGAGGTGATTTATAAAGGAATTTCTGATTTAGATAATCACGTAATAGTAATAGGATTTGGTCGTGTAGGTAAAATGGTGGCTAGATTACTTGAAGCTGAAAATGTTAATTATGTGGCTATCGATGTAGATACACAAAATGTTGAAGAAGGGTGTGCAGAAGGATTCCCTTTATACGCTGGAAATGGTGCTCACTTAGAAACATTAAAGGCCCTCGGTATCGAAAGAGCAAGATCTGTGATTATCACGGTTGATAATGAAGTGACATTGCAAAAAACAGCAAAAATTATTAGTAAAAATTTCCCTGACTTACCAGTAGTGGTAAGATCTAAGGATCTTAGTAATTCTGCGCAATTATATCAAGCAGGTGCAAAAATTATTGTCCCCGAAACTTATGAAACAGGGCTTCAACTTGGAGGTGCAGTACTAAAATCGGTAGGTATAAGCGAATCTGAAGTAAGTCGGATTAAAAATCAATTTAGAGCTGGTAACTATATTTTAGCTAAAGAGCCTGAAGAATATATTGATGAAGAATATGATGAAGAAAATTTAGGTTATGATTATATGGGGCAACTAATGATGGGAGATGATGAATTCAAGCATATTAGTTCTTATAATATTTCTGAACAAGAATTGGATAGTAAAAAACCCAAAGGCGGAAAATAG
- the fabG_3 gene encoding 3-oxoacyl-[acyl-carrier-protein] reductase FabG, whose amino-acid sequence MKKIALITGSATRIGKMIVKSLVEDGWQVVIHYNNSQDEAEILLQELNANNLQAFSVQADLIDENQTKSIFPYITKNIGQVSLLINNAASFINDNVANSNYEIWHQNMSVNLRAPFLLMKDFKEQLLEQRGNIINILDYCVTKLPVGKFLSYSLSKNALWELTKLFAIEFAPQIRVNALGPGSIMRGIRQSEENFTASRIHSPLNNAGSIEDIYNAIKFILTTPSITGELINIDGGKHLSGELNY is encoded by the coding sequence GTGAAAAAAATTGCTTTAATCACAGGATCCGCCACTAGAATAGGTAAAATGATAGTCAAATCATTGGTAGAAGATGGTTGGCAGGTTGTTATCCATTATAATAATTCCCAAGATGAAGCAGAAATTTTGCTTCAAGAACTAAACGCAAATAACTTGCAGGCCTTTAGTGTTCAAGCAGATTTAATCGATGAAAATCAAACTAAATCCATCTTTCCTTACATCACCAAGAATATTGGTCAAGTATCTTTATTAATTAACAATGCAGCTAGCTTTATTAATGATAATGTAGCAAACTCTAATTACGAAATTTGGCATCAAAACATGTCAGTAAATTTACGAGCACCATTTTTACTAATGAAAGATTTTAAAGAACAGCTCTTAGAGCAACGTGGAAACATTATTAATATTTTAGATTACTGTGTTACTAAATTACCTGTGGGAAAATTTTTATCTTATAGCTTAAGCAAAAACGCTTTATGGGAATTAACCAAGCTATTTGCGATAGAGTTTGCTCCTCAAATACGGGTGAATGCCCTAGGACCTGGGTCTATTATGCGTGGCATTCGACAATCTGAAGAAAATTTTACTGCATCCCGCATACATTCTCCTCTTAATAACGCTGGTTCAATAGAGGATATTTATAACGCGATAAAATTTATTTTAACTACTCCCTCTATTACTGGGGAACTGATTAATATAGATGGTGGAAAACATTTAAGCGGAGAGCTTAATTATTAA
- a CDS encoding Cobalamin biosynthesis protein CobT produces the protein MLTNDLKQAINAASRAISGSKKLNVEVRERGEGDLQALILLYHNSDLSNDITSKENSIIIEKCEQARIEALGGRRFKGVLSNLNRLLIKTYTDIIYSSDNILYLLVRAKLIDTPVMHLISLEIYDDYNKIVNRYRDALVDALNNQQKFAQIIIKLIEELKLNVPDEVNTKKIMVELDESNEAEVKIDSTAISYNQASSVKELYKLSSKLEKTDEADVQKPKIILDVEAIVN, from the coding sequence TTGCTAACTAATGATTTAAAACAAGCTATTAATGCTGCTTCAAGAGCAATTTCTGGTTCTAAGAAATTAAATGTTGAGGTTAGAGAAAGAGGAGAGGGAGACTTACAAGCACTCATACTATTATATCATAATAGTGATCTATCTAATGATATAACTTCTAAAGAAAATAGTATAATTATTGAAAAGTGTGAACAAGCACGGATAGAAGCTTTGGGTGGTAGAAGGTTTAAGGGAGTTTTAAGTAATTTAAATAGGCTACTAATTAAGACATATACTGATATAATTTATTCCTCAGATAATATTCTCTATTTGTTAGTCAGGGCAAAATTAATTGATACTCCCGTAATGCATCTTATATCTTTGGAGATATATGATGATTATAATAAAATAGTTAACAGATATAGGGATGCTTTAGTAGATGCTCTAAATAATCAACAAAAATTTGCTCAAATAATAATTAAATTAATTGAAGAATTAAAGTTAAATGTACCTGATGAGGTAAATACTAAAAAAATTATGGTAGAGCTAGATGAATCTAATGAAGCTGAGGTGAAGATAGATTCTACAGCTATTAGTTATAACCAAGCTTCTTCGGTAAAAGAATTATATAAACTATCATCTAAATTGGAAAAAACAGATGAAGCGGATGTACAGAAACCTAAAATAATTTTAGATGTGGAAGCTATAGTCAATTAA
- a CDS encoding hypothetical protein (Uncharacterized protein conserved in bacteria) produces MNNIDKLLWICKKAISILFIIVLAHIEETFAEKLPIPRFVSVKSNEVNMRAGPNIRYPILWTIVKRGEPVEVLAEFEHWRKVRDKQGDEAWVHESMLTGKRVGIVIGSKLQTMYNKSNNVSKKICMLEPELRVNIISCKKEWCMIQVEKCKGWLLRNSLWGVYNNEEIR; encoded by the coding sequence GTGAATAATATAGATAAATTATTATGGATATGTAAAAAAGCTATAAGCATATTATTTATTATTGTACTGGCGCATATAGAAGAAACGTTTGCTGAGAAGTTACCCATACCACGTTTTGTTTCTGTTAAGTCTAATGAAGTTAATATGCGTGCTGGTCCTAATATACGATATCCAATTTTATGGACTATTGTCAAAAGAGGTGAGCCTGTAGAGGTGTTAGCAGAGTTTGAACATTGGCGTAAAGTGCGTGATAAACAAGGCGATGAAGCATGGGTGCATGAATCTATGTTAACTGGTAAAAGAGTAGGTATTGTCATAGGTAGTAAATTACAAACTATGTATAATAAATCTAATAATGTATCAAAAAAAATATGCATGCTTGAGCCAGAATTACGTGTAAATATTATATCCTGTAAGAAAGAATGGTGTATGATACAGGTAGAAAAATGTAAAGGATGGTTATTGCGTAATTCGTTATGGGGTGTATATAATAATGAGGAAATACGTTAA
- a CDS encoding hypothetical protein (Protein of unknown function (DUF2610)) — translation MKKFVLPAFFNGVKAPFTVFLGDSEPRHHPLHFQTDWLSRERGGTIPQEVMDSIAKLKELAEKNNVSFEELCVYALGSAQQEED, via the coding sequence ATGAAAAAATTTGTCTTACCAGCATTTTTTAATGGAGTAAAAGCTCCTTTTACAGTTTTTTTAGGCGACTCAGAACCAAGACACCACCCACTTCACTTTCAAACTGATTGGCTATCTAGAGAACGTGGAGGTACTATTCCACAAGAAGTTATGGACAGTATAGCAAAATTAAAAGAATTAGCAGAAAAAAATAATGTTTCTTTTGAAGAATTGTGTGTATACGCCCTTGGTTCCGCTCAACAAGAAGAAGACTAA
- a CDS encoding Transposase, with protein MAYSLDLRKKVIHYVNKGYTREEAARIFGIGERTIYRWLSRSKSGNLAATRAAKPWKKLDPIKLLNEVSKNSNWLLSDFAKVFNVSTAAICLAFKTLGITRKKRPHSIVNGMKQNGNYFWQLSQTIKRKI; from the coding sequence ATGGCATATTCCTTAGATTTACGTAAAAAAGTAATTCACTATGTTAATAAAGGTTATACCAGAGAAGAAGCTGCAAGAATTTTTGGCATAGGTGAAAGAACAATTTATAGATGGTTATCGAGATCGAAATCCGGGAATTTAGCAGCCACACGAGCAGCTAAGCCATGGAAGAAGCTTGATCCAATCAAATTATTAAACGAGGTGTCTAAAAACAGCAATTGGCTATTATCTGATTTTGCAAAGGTTTTTAATGTGTCTACAGCTGCTATCTGTTTGGCATTCAAGACTTTGGGGATCACACGAAAAAAAAGACCACACTCTATCGTGAACGGGATGAAGCAAAACGGCAATTATTTTTGGCAGCTATCGCAAACTATAAAGCGGAAGATATAG
- a CDS encoding hypothetical protein (contains full VWA domain of Cobalamin biosynthesis protein CobT), with amino-acid sequence MAELVAKNNHSYCYKQEHSQNALDTVMTLLIDNSGSMRGKPIMIAAMCSDILARTLEKCGVKLEILGFTTKEWQGGSSKKLWQNSASPANPGRLNDLRHIIYKSADTPWRKAKLGLALMLRDGLLKENIDGEAIIWAYNRLRKRKEKRRILMVISDGAPVDDSTLSVNDSRYLERHLRETISYIEKKKEIELVAIGIGHDVTQYYQNSERILDAAQLGNIIFEKLDRLFTEMVV; translated from the coding sequence TTGGCAGAATTAGTAGCTAAAAATAACCATAGCTATTGTTATAAGCAAGAACATTCCCAAAATGCATTAGATACAGTTATGACTTTATTAATAGATAATTCAGGTTCAATGCGAGGAAAACCGATAATGATAGCTGCTATGTGTAGCGATATTTTAGCTAGAACATTAGAGAAATGTGGAGTGAAGCTTGAAATTTTGGGCTTCACCACTAAAGAATGGCAGGGAGGTTCATCTAAAAAATTGTGGCAGAACAGTGCTTCGCCAGCCAATCCAGGAAGATTAAATGATTTGCGTCATATAATTTATAAATCAGCTGATACTCCGTGGCGTAAGGCAAAATTAGGTTTAGCCTTAATGCTGCGCGACGGTTTACTAAAGGAAAATATTGATGGTGAAGCCATAATTTGGGCTTATAACCGGTTAAGAAAAAGGAAAGAAAAAAGACGCATATTAATGGTTATTTCAGATGGTGCGCCCGTTGACGATAGTACCTTATCAGTGAATGATAGCCGTTATCTGGAAAGACATTTACGAGAAACTATCAGTTATATTGAAAAGAAAAAAGAGATTGAACTGGTTGCTATTGGTATAGGTCATGATGTAACGCAGTACTACCAAAATTCTGAAAGGATTTTAGATGCAGCTCAATTAGGGAATATTATATTTGAAAAATTAGATAGGTTATTTACGGAGATGGTTGTTTAA
- the rpe gene encoding Ribulose-phosphate 3-epimerase — MAQDIKIAPSILSADFSKLGEEVRSITEAGASYLHIDVMDGHFVPNITIGPSVVKAIRPYSHITFDVHLMIDNVDNYIKAFADAGADIITIHAEACIHLERSVQLIKSLGKKAGISLVPTTHPNVLDYILPELDLVMVMTVNPGFSGQNFISSQLEKISIIRQKINKINKKIDLEVDGGINLITVKSVIEAGANVLVAGEYIFKGGDYQNKINSLINIIS, encoded by the coding sequence ATGGCTCAAGATATTAAAATTGCTCCTTCTATACTTTCAGCAGATTTTTCTAAATTAGGAGAAGAAGTCCGATCTATTACAGAAGCTGGTGCTTCATATTTACATATAGATGTAATGGATGGGCATTTTGTACCAAATATCACTATTGGCCCCTCCGTAGTAAAGGCGATTAGACCATACTCACATATAACTTTTGATGTACATTTAATGATAGATAATGTAGATAACTATATTAAAGCTTTTGCAGATGCTGGTGCAGATATTATAACCATACATGCTGAAGCCTGTATCCACTTAGAAAGATCAGTACAACTTATAAAATCTCTGGGTAAAAAGGCTGGCATATCTCTTGTGCCTACAACCCATCCTAATGTTTTAGATTATATTTTACCAGAATTAGATTTAGTAATGGTAATGACGGTTAATCCTGGATTTTCTGGTCAGAATTTTATCTCATCTCAACTCGAGAAAATTAGTATTATTCGTCAAAAGATTAATAAAATTAATAAAAAAATCGATTTAGAAGTGGATGGTGGTATTAATCTTATAACCGTAAAAAGCGTAATAGAAGCTGGAGCAAACGTGTTAGTTGCCGGTGAATATATATTCAAGGGGGGGGATTACCAAAATAAGATTAATTCTTTAATCAACATAATCTCTTAG
- the carB gene encoding Carbamoyl-phosphate synthase large chain yields the protein MPRRTDIKSILVIGAGPITIGQACEFDYSGTQACKALKEEGYKIILVNSNPATIMTDPDIAYITYIEPITAEFVAKIIAKDRPDAILPTVGGQTALNCALELADMGILEKYNVELIGAKREAIEKSENRRLFKEAMERIGLECPKNAIVNSLKEGLEALEYIGLPAIIRPSFTLGGAGGGIAYTKEDYIELVKSGLDTSPVREILIDESVIGWKEYEMEVVRDSADNTIIVCSIENIDPMGVHTGDSITVAPALTLTDKEYQTMRNASVAVLKEIGVSTGGSNVQFAINPENGRMLVIEMNPRVSRSSALASKATGFPIAKIAAKLAVGYRLDEINNDCTKVTPASFEPVIDYIVTKIPRFTFEKFSLTKAVLSSSMKSVGEVMAIGRSFAESLQKALRSLDIGLTGLNDLNLQNSNKDIILDKLKLFTPERLLLIAEAFRQDISLEEIHEITKYDRWFLEQLKMLVYAENQLKKYGLPTTKYELLNLKKQGFSDLRIAELCKIEAHEIRRLRHKLGVRPVYKRIDTCAAEFESTTPYLYSCYESYDTELNQDTECEAQPSNRKKIMILGSGSNRIGQGIEFDYACVHAVYAFREAGFETIMVNCNPETVSTDYDTPDRLYFEPLQFEDIMEIIDKEKSNGNFIGVSLQFGGQTPLKLSYALSSAGVSIIGTSYDSIDRAEDRERFKNLLIEHGFNYPENFICYSEEEAREKASLISYPIVARPSYVLGGRAMEVLHDNQSFEEYLDENKNIFSTGPLVIDKFINNAIEVDVDAICDGKDVFIAGIMEHIEEAGIHSGDSVCALPSFSLSQDIIAKIITYTQSLGTALNVLGFINIQYAIQDNKIYILEVNTRSSRTVPFVAKTIGIPIAKIAALVSLDKKLSDFGLNSNIRVDQLLNYTSIKTPVFPFARFPDVDIILGPEMKSTGEAMGIDKDFPSAFAKSQISSGTKIPINGTVFISVKDYDKKAVVPIASEFIKLGFSIIATRGTGNFLLAKGLDVKIVNKVREGSPHIVDLISNNEVKLVVNTTENKQAIRDSFSIRRTALMNKIPCITTISGTKAIIQSIARLKNDKEGLDVLSLQDYFKVVHNKLKVNFKDIY from the coding sequence ATGCCTAGGCGTACGGATATTAAATCTATATTAGTTATAGGGGCAGGTCCTATTACTATTGGTCAAGCTTGCGAATTTGATTATTCTGGTACCCAGGCTTGTAAAGCTTTGAAGGAAGAGGGCTATAAAATAATTTTAGTTAATTCCAATCCTGCAACAATTATGACAGATCCTGATATAGCTTATATTACTTATATTGAGCCTATTACAGCTGAATTTGTAGCTAAAATTATTGCTAAAGACCGTCCAGATGCAATTTTACCAACTGTAGGAGGTCAAACAGCTTTAAATTGTGCTTTAGAGCTCGCAGATATGGGGATTTTAGAAAAATACAATGTTGAATTGATAGGTGCTAAAAGAGAAGCTATAGAAAAATCAGAAAATCGTAGATTATTTAAAGAAGCCATGGAGCGTATAGGATTAGAATGTCCTAAAAATGCTATAGTAAATTCTTTGAAAGAGGGATTAGAGGCTTTAGAATATATTGGGTTGCCTGCAATTATTCGTCCTTCGTTTACTCTTGGTGGTGCAGGAGGGGGTATTGCCTATACTAAAGAAGATTATATAGAACTTGTAAAGAGCGGTTTAGATACATCTCCAGTAAGAGAAATTCTAATAGATGAATCTGTGATCGGGTGGAAAGAATATGAGATGGAGGTAGTAAGAGATTCTGCGGATAATACTATTATAGTATGTTCAATAGAAAATATTGATCCTATGGGAGTGCATACTGGTGATAGTATCACTGTAGCCCCAGCATTGACTCTGACTGACAAAGAATATCAAACTATGCGTAACGCTTCTGTCGCTGTATTAAAGGAAATAGGCGTGAGTACTGGGGGTTCTAATGTTCAATTTGCTATTAATCCAGAAAATGGTAGGATGCTTGTTATTGAAATGAATCCTCGGGTGTCGCGTTCTTCAGCTCTTGCATCTAAGGCTACTGGGTTTCCAATTGCCAAAATTGCTGCTAAGCTTGCTGTGGGGTATAGGTTAGATGAAATAAATAACGATTGTACAAAAGTGACACCTGCTTCTTTCGAGCCTGTGATTGACTATATTGTAACTAAGATTCCAAGATTTACCTTTGAAAAATTTTCTCTTACTAAAGCAGTGTTATCAAGTTCAATGAAATCTGTTGGGGAAGTAATGGCAATTGGTAGAAGTTTTGCTGAATCGCTACAGAAGGCTTTAAGATCATTAGATATAGGACTAACAGGTCTGAATGATCTTAATTTGCAAAATAGTAATAAAGATATAATTTTAGATAAGTTAAAATTATTTACCCCAGAGCGATTATTACTGATTGCAGAAGCATTTAGGCAGGATATATCTCTTGAAGAAATTCATGAAATTACCAAATATGATAGATGGTTTTTAGAGCAGCTTAAAATGTTAGTGTACGCTGAAAATCAATTAAAAAAATATGGGCTACCTACTACCAAATATGAATTATTAAATCTAAAAAAACAAGGGTTCTCAGATCTGAGAATAGCAGAGTTATGTAAAATTGAAGCTCATGAAATTAGAAGATTACGTCATAAATTAGGTGTAAGACCAGTGTATAAAAGAATAGATACTTGTGCTGCAGAATTTGAATCTACTACACCATATTTATATTCTTGTTATGAAAGCTATGATACAGAATTAAATCAAGACACCGAATGTGAAGCTCAGCCTTCAAATCGTAAAAAAATTATGATTTTAGGTAGTGGTTCTAATCGTATAGGGCAGGGTATAGAGTTTGACTATGCATGTGTGCATGCTGTATATGCTTTCAGAGAAGCAGGTTTTGAAACAATTATGGTAAATTGTAATCCTGAAACAGTTTCAACTGATTATGATACTCCAGATAGGTTATATTTTGAACCTTTACAATTTGAAGATATAATGGAAATCATAGATAAAGAAAAATCTAATGGCAATTTTATTGGTGTAAGTTTACAGTTTGGAGGGCAAACACCTTTAAAGCTTAGCTATGCTCTTTCTTCTGCGGGGGTGTCAATTATAGGTACATCCTATGATTCTATTGATAGGGCTGAAGATAGGGAACGTTTTAAAAATCTTTTAATTGAGCATGGCTTTAATTATCCTGAAAATTTTATTTGTTATTCAGAAGAAGAAGCAAGAGAAAAAGCATCATTAATTAGTTATCCGATTGTGGCACGCCCTTCATATGTTTTGGGGGGAAGAGCAATGGAAGTATTGCATGATAATCAATCTTTTGAAGAATATTTAGATGAAAATAAAAATATTTTTTCAACTGGTCCCTTGGTTATAGATAAGTTTATTAATAATGCAATTGAGGTAGATGTTGATGCTATATGTGATGGTAAAGATGTATTTATTGCTGGTATTATGGAGCATATAGAGGAAGCTGGAATACACTCTGGAGATTCTGTATGTGCCTTGCCTTCATTTTCTTTATCGCAAGATATTATTGCTAAAATTATTACATATACGCAGTCGTTAGGGACTGCATTAAATGTCCTAGGATTTATAAATATACAATATGCTATTCAAGATAATAAGATATATATATTAGAAGTTAATACTCGTTCTAGCCGTACTGTACCATTTGTAGCAAAGACTATAGGGATACCGATAGCAAAAATTGCTGCTTTAGTAAGTCTAGATAAAAAATTATCTGATTTTGGATTAAATAGTAATATTCGTGTTGACCAATTATTAAACTATACATCAATAAAAACGCCAGTTTTTCCATTTGCAAGATTTCCTGATGTGGATATTATTTTAGGACCAGAAATGAAGTCTACTGGCGAAGCAATGGGGATTGATAAAGATTTTCCTTCAGCTTTTGCTAAATCCCAAATCAGTAGTGGTACAAAAATTCCTATAAATGGTACAGTGTTTATTTCGGTAAAAGATTATGATAAAAAAGCGGTAGTGCCTATAGCTTCTGAGTTTATTAAATTAGGGTTTAGTATTATTGCAACACGTGGAACTGGTAATTTTTTATTAGCAAAAGGGTTAGATGTTAAAATTGTAAATAAGGTTAGAGAGGGCAGTCCGCATATAGTAGATTTAATAAGCAATAATGAAGTTAAGCT